One Triticum dicoccoides isolate Atlit2015 ecotype Zavitan chromosome 3B, WEW_v2.0, whole genome shotgun sequence genomic window, ATTGCGACCTGGTTCCTGGCGGCGTCTCTGATGGTGGAGACGTAGGAGGGCGTGGTGCAGTTGCCATGGTGGCCTGGTCGCTGCCCATGATGTCGACCTGCTGCCACACGCCAACGCAGGAGTAGGTCATCCCGAGGTCGATGCCGATCGGCGGACCAACGCCCTTGGTcatctcctcctctgctctcttttGGGTTCGCTGGAAGACGGGAGCAGCGCTCAATCCCGTGCGAGCTCTCCTGTTGAACTCAAAACCGCACGCCCGCCGTAGGCCGCGCCTGGGTTCGGTGGATCCCAGTTGGGCGCCGGTGCTGGCTGACGGAGTCACGCCCCAGTGAGGTCGCGTCGCACCTCACGCCCTCCTCTGGCCGGAGCAGTCGCCCGCGCCTTGCTCTGCTGCCTACTGTCGACGGAGGAGAAGGTGGGGAGGAACAAGGCTCGGGATCCCGGCGCATCTCGATAGATCCGGCCGCTGGCTCGGCGGATCCAGCAGGGGCGGTGGGGCGCCGTCCTTTTCGCGACCAGATCTGCTGAGCATGGATTAGCACCGGAAGGGAGCGGAGTTGGGCGTGGCGGTGCTACTCTCGATGCAGCCTCCGGAAGCCTCGATCTGAAGATGAATCGGGGGAGGTGGGACGGCAGAGATCACGGGAGGTGAGATAGAAGACAGAGCACAGGGGAGGGAGGGGCTTCGTTCCTCTCGATGGAAGAGCAGCCGGCGGCGGCTCGGGGTGGAGGAagaaaggggagagagagagaggggtgactgTGCCTACCGTTGGATCCGGGGGCGATGGACGGTGGTTATACACGATCCGTGGGAGGGTGGTATGAACCAATCAGAAAGCAGCTTGGACGCCATATAGGATACAACACATCAGCAGGAGCCATCCGTAACGGTCTGAATAGTTTATATAAGAAAAAGTTTAGACCTGGCTAGGCCCAGCTGGCCAATCTGTGACAGTTTCTAGGAACGTCAACAGAAATTCGTCAtggattaacaggtttcttgtagtggaAGCTGTGGGAGCTCCCTGAATCGAGCAGCAGCAGCATGGCCTGGTTGCCCACCAGGGCGCGCAGGCGGATGGTGGTCGCTGAGTCGGTGCCGTCCAGAGCGTGCGACGAGAGGAGGCAGCACTGGTGCGGCAACGGCAGGATCGGCCGGCGGTGCTGCCGGTCCTGGGTCGTCCAGGAGTTGCAGGGCGTGGATGGTGTCGTCCGAGAGCACCTCTCCGTGGTCGCCAATGCTGATCGTGAGCAGCTGCGCGGGCGCGCACCGGTGCTCGCGCGAATAACGGTCGCCGCACTTGAAGCACAAGTTGTTGGCGCGGCGATAGTCGTGCAGCTGCCGCTCGCGCGCGTAGTTGTCTGCAGGCGCGCGGTTGGGCGCGACCGCGCGCGGCTGGAGGGGCGTCGTCGCTGGAGGAGGCCGTCCCGCGGGTGTGATGCGTGGGCGTGCGCGGGTCGTACCCAGTTCCTCTTCTTGAATGCGTGCCAACACCGACGCCCTGGTGATGCTCGAGGGCGCCTGCAGGCAAACGGGTGCGCGCAGTTCGTCCTTCAGGCCCAAAATGAACTGAGTGACGAAGAATTTGGTGTTGATGGACGGGTCGAGAGCGAGCAAATGATACATCTGCTCGTCAAATGCCGCGCGGTATTCGGCGACGGTGGCGGTCTATCGGAGCTGGAGCAGCTTGTGCATGACGACCTCGAACTCATCGGCGCCGAACTCCTCCAGCACGGCTGCTGTAAAACGACTCCCAGGTGAGGCCGCGGCGTGTTTGACGAAATGCTTGCAGCCAGTGCGCAGCCTGGCCTCCGATGTACAAGGCCGCCGTGGCAACCCACTTGTGGGGCTCCACCTTGTAGAGCTCGAAGTACGCCAGGCAGCGATCCAGCCATAGGTACGGGGCGGCGCCATCGAATCGCGGAAAatcgtgcttcggtgtcttgtggtAGTCGTTGCCGTGGTAGCCCGATGTCGGAGACGGCATGGCTGCGGAAGCGACGAATCCACCCTGCGGTGCCACTGGAATCAACGGGGGGCGATGATCCCCCAGGCGTGGATGAGCGGCCGCCGCGCGACCTGGTTCGGCGGTCATGCGCGGCGActgtggcggcggcgggggcggtggtGGTTGCTGGGTAGCGGCGGGCTGGTGAAGCACAGTGGTGACCGATCCTGGCGGTGATGCCGAGCCCTCCATCGTCTTGCGGGTGGCGTCGACGTCCGCCTGAGTGAGATCGATCTGCCGGGCGAGGCCCCGAACGTCCTGCGAGATCTGCGCGTTGAAGGCGGCCTGAACCTCGATCTGCTTGTCGTGGATCGCCTTCTGCTCGTCCATCTTGGTGAGGAGGGACTCGAGCATCTTGGTAATGTTGCTCGTGCTCTCGTCCATGGCCGCCAACACCTGGCGCGTGGCCGCCGACGCTTTGGAGGGCGCCGTCGCCTTGCTCGGAGGAGATCGAACCCCGCGACGAATTTTGGGTGTGCTAGCCGGAGCCGCACACACCGGCGCGGTGGATGTTACCGATCTGCAACCAGCGCGGCGGGGAgaaaaattttgggcaaaattggctctgattaccaactgtaACGAACGAAGGAGAAGGGGATCGAAGGGAGGATGAGGAACTCgtgcgagagagggagagaaactTGGTGAGGAAGAAGAACTTTCCTTGCAGAGGAAGGATTAGAGAGAGAGTTTGAATTGGTCTACATTCATGCCCCAGCCAGCCATAGGTGGCCAGCTAAATACTCACGCAACGCACACACACAACCTCTCGACCGGTCCCACCCGCAGGATGCCAAATCACACATGCCAAGTGACCAGGTGTGACAATatccaagcaaggaaattaaacattGTATCTTGCAGGCTGGATGATTTTGTTGATGGAACTTTATGTACACTTGCCGTGTCTTTTATCACGTATGCTTGTGACTTAAAAAAAACATGTATGTCTCTTTAATAGATTTGCGAATCTCCCAAAACCTATGTGGACGGTTTTATTTTTATGAAACTTATATTTACATAGGGATCATGCTGTTTTGCACACGGTGTGAAGAAAAGTCACACTATGGTGGTACAGCCCCACCCTCCTCCTGTTTGCCGCCATGTAAATCTCATCTTACGCCAAAGGTCAAGAAGGATATAAGAAAACGTATAATCCTAGTGACCACATCCATTTGATTCGATTCCCCTATCTACGCTGACATATAATTCTATCCGTAAAAATAAGAAGATGACATATAATTCATTAAAAATGTTGAAAACGATGCAAGTTTTGTGCATTTAAGTGAACAACATTTTGCCTTGCATTAAGAAATCTGCATGCGCTTCAAGTGGCCCTCCACAGTCATTTTAGCGGTACTTACGCTGTCAATTATTAAGTGTCCCTACGACGGTACGACCGCTGTTGTTCAAAAGGATGACACATCTGACAACCATTATCAATGTATTCAAATGCCTACCAAAGCAAGATTATTACAAAATACTTCATGTGTTATTAATATATGCACAGCTATGAAGGCCTCCTTTTACAAAACCGGAGACATCACAATCTGGTCCAACATTATGCACAACAATAATTCATAGGATATTTCAACATGCCACCATCATGTCTACAGAAAGGAACACATAGCGACTACTgcctccgtcctataatataagaacgttttgtacactaCACCAGTGTAcagaacactcttatattatgagacggagagaGTATATTGTAATTAATCAATTGTAATCTATATCAGATAGATTAATCTGATATAGTGCCTTGTATAAGAAAATGTATAATTCTAGTGACCACATCCATTTGATTTGGTTCCTCTATCTATATTGACATATTATTCTATCCGCAAAAAAGAGAGGATGACATATAATAATTCATTGAAAATTGTTGAAACCGACCCAAGTTTTGTGGATTTAAGTGAACAGCATTGTGCCTTGTAGCATTAGAAATTTGCATGGACTCCAACGGCCCTTTATAGTCATTTTGGCGGTGCTTACCGCCATTTAACTATTACGTGTGGCTACGATGGTACGACTGCTCTTGTTCAATAGGATGACGCGTCCGACAACCAATATCAACGTATTCAAATACCTACCAAAGCCCAATTATTACAAAATACTCCATGTGCTATTAATATATCCACGACAATGAAGACCTCCTTTTACAAGACCGAAGGCATCACATTCTGGTCCAACATTATGCGCAACAATAATTCGTAGGATATTTCAACACACCATCATCATGTCTACAGAAAGGAACACATAGCGACTATATtgcaactaattaattaattaattgtaatctatcccataatataagagggtAGTATATGAGATAGATTTATGTGAATCACcatgtagcagcagcagcagcccctGTTTGAATGAAGAGACCAAACAGAACCAAACCCATGGGTTTGGTCAATGGCAGAGAAAGGAAAGGCAAGGAAGCGGCCAAAGAAAAGAGGAGGAGACGGGAAAAGGAGGCGACGGcggccaaagaggaaaggaggccgCCCGCCCGCAAGCAAGAAATTGTCGATTGCCCACCCCCTCCCTCCTATTAAAGCGGCGCAAccgaagagagagagaagagagggagaggggcaCACGCCGAGAGTCCACACGTAATCCCATCCCCTCCATCCATTCCCGCTTTTACCCCCCTGTACTTGCCGCATTTCGCAGGCCAGGACTACTGGACCAGGGGAGTCCTACCGGCTACGGCGCCGAATTATTGCCCGTTTCGAGGCCTCGACCGCCAAAAGGGCCGTGCAGAGCTGCTACGCCCACACGCACAGCCGCCGTGCCAACGCGTGCGCTCCGCTCCCCCTTCGCCTCGCCGCGTCGGGCAGGTGAGGTGGGGGACAGGGGCTGGGTAGCGGCTCTCTTGCCCGATGAGGCCGCCGGAAGTGGTGTTCGTCGCGGccttggtggcggtggcggcggcggcgctgctgggcggggcggcggcggcgttcccGGCGGCGCTGACGCTGGAGCGCGCGCTGCCGCACAGCGGGGTGCCCGCGGAGCACCTCAGGGAGCGGGACAGGGCGCGGCACAAAGGGAGGGGGCTGCTCGGGGGCGGGCCCgcggtcgccggcgtcgtcgacttCCCCGTCGAAGGCTCCGCCAACCCCTACATGGTCGGGTGGGTGAGCCGCTTCCCTTTTTCTGCCTTTTTGTTTTTCCTCTCCTGCTTTGGTTTGGTTTCGTCTGGCTTGGTTCGGTTCGGGTGGGTCGGTTGTGTGCGTGATCGATGCAAGCGTTGAGAATTCGAGCCTGTTTTGTGTTCTGGGCGTTGAGCTGAAATTGTCTCCTTGCTTGGTGGATTCGACGATTGTGGCACATGAAATTTCTTTTGGGTAATTGACAGTTACATCCCTTCTGCTTACTCAGCTGTAGTCATAACCATTGAAATACTACTGTAATTGATAGTAGTTTGATGGCCGTACTCAGTGAGTTTGTTTGCGGGTGGATATTGCGTGCATTCTGCAAACTTTATACTTAATTTTTACAAACTTCCGGCGATGTTTGCTCAGGAACACAGGCCGTTTGTTTGGCAGCTGAACTGTTGCTTGGAATAACCCGggcttgttttttttcttttttctttttatttcttaggTTCGTTTGATTCATCGTTTTAATGTGATTATTCTGACAATATCACCAAGTCTTTGTGCACTTCATTGTTCTACCTGTTTGATTGTGGGagtccaattctgacgcgtttgccTGTACCAATCACCACAATAATTCATTGCCTGTAAGTTGAGAGAAAAACAGCTCATTTTCCTATGCTTTGCTTCTCTTGGATCCTACGTCTCCACACATTTTTCTGCCCATCACAGTTTCTTCAATTTTCTTAGGTTGCTTTTGCTTCAAGGTCAATTCCTTACGTTGAAGATGCAGTTTTGGATTTCTCCCTCTGATGTACCTTATGTTTGCAACATTAATTTTGTTATTCCGTAAGGTGTAGCCGTGCAGAGATATACATTTCGTTACACGGTTTAGAGCCAGTACATGCAGAGGCTTTACTAGCACCATATACGATAGATAATGGATGGATTGGCACCCGTTTTTACTTGCCATGTGCTAGTCTTTAGTGAAACAGTTCTGTTTTCGCCAATGCTATAGGATTTATGTTTTAGTTGCATAGACCCTTGTCACATATCAGTTGTGATTGATAATACTCCCTTTAGACTGTTGAATATCATGTGTTTAATCCATCACCCTTTTTTTTTTAGTTTTTACTAAGCCTtttgtcccaaacaagttggggtaggctagatatgaaaccctttcacgaggacttcccaggaggtcacccatcctagtactattctcgcccaaatgggtttcatacccaaaggactggctagtttttacattggctcgccaagcctatcacaacccttagatatgaaaccctttgacaaggacttcccaggaggtcacccatcctagtactactctcgctcaaatgggtttcatacccatgggactggctagtttttacgttggctcgccaagcctatcacaaccctcctcctttacccgggcttgggaccggctatgcctagaagacataggcggagttTAATCCATCACCCTCATGTAGCAATATTCTGTTTTAGGACGCAGAAGTCAGCTATGCACTCTGTTTCTTTTGGCCGATTCTCAAATTGGTTAGGATGCAAAAGTCAGTTTGTTCCTCAATGTTACTACTGATTTGTGATTAATTGACCTCCTTTTAGGCATTATCATCTCATCAACTCATTCATTTTCATTCTGCAACTGGGCTTGCTGTTTGTTGGTAGTACATGGGCTTCATGCCAACCTATACCGTAATAGGCACTCTTTTGTAAGTATAATCGTATGCTAAAGTTCTATTTTACAGGCTCTATTTTACACGTGTAAAATTGGGAAACCCTGCGAAGGAATACTTTGTCCAAATTGACACTGGCAGTGATATCTTGTGGGTTGCTTGCAGCCCTTGCACAGGTTGCCCAACATCAAGTGGGCTCAATGTGAGTCGATCATTATCCAATGGCTTGTGTTTGTTGGAATATTTTTCTCCCTTGAGATGGGACTACTTGTTATCTAAGCTCATTCTGATGGAATACTGCTTTTTGGTTTGCTTTTCAGATCCAATTGGAATTCTTCAACCCTGATTCTTCATCAACATCATCCAGGATACCATGCTCAGATGATAGGTGTACAGCTGCTCTCCAGACAGGGGAAGCACTCTGCCAACCCTCAGACTCCCCAAGCAGCCCATGCGGTTACACTTTCACGTATGGTGATGGAAGTGGCACGTCAGGATACTATGTGTCCGACACTATGTATTTCGACACTGTCATGGGGAATGAGCAAACTGCCAATTCTTCTGCCTCCGTCGTTTTCGGGTACAGTTCCCTAGACTCCTATACTTTTTGAATCCCCTATTGGATAATGAAAACTTACCATTTACAATTGATGATCATTTACTTAAGATACATGATAACATTAGAAACATGGCTAGAGTGGTGCAACAACTGTGCCAGGCAAGAGCATTGACATGATGTGGGTTATTGTCTCCTTGATAATGTGAACCATTTACATGTTGCTGCTTTGTGGCACAGGTGTGGATAAAATTTGTTCACTTTGTTGATCTGGTTAGCGAAGGGTTGGCCTTGCGCAGTGGTGAAGTACTCTCCACTTGTGccgagaggtcctgggttcgatgcggcctctctgcattgcactgtgTAGGGGTAAAGCTTGCCTCGTGTAATCCTTCCCCAGACCCCACCTGGTGTGGGAGCTTctagcactgggtctgtccttttccTTGATCTGGTTAGCATGGTTGATGGGTCTAATGACAACAAAATGCATGTCCTGCAACTAGCAGGGTTCTAGTACCTACTGCAAGAATAGTTCTTTTCATTGCTCTGATATCCAGAGAACAGTTATTACTAGGAAAAAGTCAATTTCCATTATGGTCACCATGAACAAATGTTAAAATGGTTATACTGTCTTCTTTCTCATTCTCTTGCCAAAATATGTTGGCATATGACTAGTACCTGGACATCTTTGAATGTCGATTGACAGGCTATCCCCTAACATGTATCTAAACACTACAAAGTCTCAGCCTCGGAATGGTTTGTCACTTTTTCTTAGTGATGCTATTCTACATTAGGTCACCTTGATATTGAAACTTGCTGCTTAACAGGGTCAATATTATTTTCGTTGTTGTAACTATCTTTTTTTTAATAGATGTAGCAACTCACAGTCAGGTGACCTGATGAAGGCAGATAGGGCAGTTGATGGAATTTTTGGGTTTGGACAGCATGAACTGTCTGTCATTTCACAACTGTACTCTCTTGGTGTATCCCCTAAAACATTCTCCCATTGCCTGAAAGGTTCAGATAATGGTGGTGGTATTCTTGTCCTTGGTGAAATCGTCGAACCAGGATTAGTATTTACTCCACTTGTTCCATCACAGTAAGTTCCTTTTCCTGAAATTATTGAGTGTGTAACTTAGGAATTCTGCATGTTCTTACCCGTGTTGTTGTAACTGGTAGGTATGGGTGGAAAGCAACAGTTTCCATCATTCGttttcttgtttttgttttcttCTGAAGTACTTGTTAGGTGAATTTATTTGGACATCTTTAATATTCCAACATTAAGTATGCCCTTGTGAGAGGCTAACTATATAGCTAGATTTTTTTTCTTGCAAAGTACGTATAACATTTCTAGTGGCAATAAACTATGAAACATTTTGATTCTAAGCTATTTTTGTATTTTTAATGAAATGTAGGCCTCATTATAACTTGATTCTGGAAAGCATTGCTGTTAGTGGTCAAAAGCTACCCATTGATTCTTCCTTGTTTGCAACATCAAACACACAAGGAACAATTGTGGATTCAGGAACGACATTAGTATACCTTGTCGATGGTGCTTATGATCCATTTATTAGCGCGGTAAACTCCAAATGACACATGTCATCATTTATTTTATGGAACAACAAATATGTAACTAGTTTGCATTACTTAAATATACCATCATTAGTTCTCTTGATCGATGCCTGCAGATAGCTGCCGCAGTCTCTCCATCTGTACGCTCT contains:
- the LOC119277190 gene encoding aspartic proteinase 39-like — encoded protein: MRPPEVVFVAALVAVAAAALLGGAAAAFPAALTLERALPHSGVPAEHLRERDRARHKGRGLLGGGPAVAGVVDFPVEGSANPYMVGLYFTRVKLGNPAKEYFVQIDTGSDILWVACSPCTGCPTSSGLNIQLEFFNPDSSSTSSRIPCSDDRCTAALQTGEALCQPSDSPSSPCGYTFTYGDGSGTSGYYVSDTMYFDTVMGNEQTANSSASVVFGCSNSQSGDLMKADRAVDGIFGFGQHELSVISQLYSLGVSPKTFSHCLKGSDNGGGILVLGEIVEPGLVFTPLVPSQPHYNLILESIAVSGQKLPIDSSLFATSNTQGTIVDSGTTLVYLVDGAYDPFISAIAAAVSPSVRSVVSKGTQCFVTSGSVDSSFPTATLYFKGGVAMTVKPENYLLQQATSDNNVLWCIGWQRSQGITILGDLVLKDKIFVYDLGNMRMGWADYDCSLSVNVTSSSGKNQYVNTGQFDVNGSPRHYSGLVPTVVAVALVHMLIFGALFSR